Proteins co-encoded in one Streptomyces sp. JH34 genomic window:
- the pdxH gene encoding pyridoxamine 5'-phosphate oxidase: MREQYRSEDFTEKDLAADPMDQFADWFRQVAGGGALHEPNAMVVSTADSRGRPSSRTVLLKHYDARGFVFFTNYGSRKGRELTANPYASLLFPWHPLARQVIVTGTAVRVGREETVAYFRTRPHGSQLGAWASDQSAVVGSRQELVDRYEELAARYPEGEKVPAPPQWGGFRVVPDAIEFWQGHENRLHDRLRYVRESPEAGWHVERLCP; the protein is encoded by the coding sequence ATGCGCGAGCAGTACCGCTCCGAGGACTTCACCGAGAAGGATCTAGCCGCGGACCCCATGGACCAGTTCGCCGACTGGTTCCGCCAGGTCGCCGGGGGCGGCGCGCTGCACGAGCCGAACGCGATGGTGGTCTCCACGGCCGACTCGCGGGGCAGGCCGTCCTCCCGGACGGTGCTGCTGAAGCACTACGACGCGCGCGGCTTCGTCTTCTTCACCAACTACGGCTCCCGGAAGGGCCGGGAACTGACGGCGAACCCGTACGCCTCGCTGCTCTTCCCCTGGCACCCGCTCGCCCGCCAGGTCATCGTCACAGGTACCGCCGTCCGCGTCGGACGCGAGGAGACGGTGGCGTACTTCCGCACCCGCCCGCACGGCTCCCAGCTGGGCGCCTGGGCGAGCGACCAGTCGGCGGTGGTCGGCTCCCGGCAGGAGCTGGTCGACCGCTACGAGGAGCTCGCGGCCCGGTACCCCGAGGGCGAGAAGGTCCCGGCGCCCCCGCAGTGGGGCGGCTTCCGCGTCGTGCCGGACGCGATCGAGTTCTGGCAGGGGCACGAGAACCGGCTGCACGACCGGCTGCGGTACGTGCGGGAGAGTCCGGAGGCGGGCTGGCACGTGGAGCGCCTCTGCCCCTGA
- a CDS encoding SDR family oxidoreductase: protein MEDRFSGKVVLITGGGSGLGRSAAVRVAAEGARLALVDVSEQGLAATAAEVEKTAPGAEVLRITADVSSEEDTRRYVSATVEAYGRIDGFFNNAGIEGKQNLTQDFGSDEFDRVVSINLRGVFLGLKYVLPVMKGQGSGSVVNTASVGGIRGVGNQSGYAAAKHGVVGLTRNSGVEYGQFGVSVKAIAPGAIMTPMVEASLKQIDADNWEKAGEAFVSVNPMKRFGRPEEVGNLVAFLLSEESGFINATVVPIDGGQSEQY from the coding sequence ATGGAAGACCGGTTCAGCGGCAAGGTCGTCCTCATCACCGGCGGCGGCTCGGGTCTCGGCCGCTCGGCGGCCGTGCGGGTCGCGGCCGAAGGCGCCAGGCTGGCGCTCGTCGACGTCAGCGAGCAGGGTCTCGCCGCCACGGCGGCCGAGGTGGAGAAGACCGCCCCCGGCGCCGAGGTCCTGCGGATCACCGCCGACGTCAGCTCCGAGGAGGACACGCGGCGGTACGTCTCCGCCACGGTCGAGGCCTACGGACGCATCGACGGCTTCTTCAACAACGCCGGCATCGAGGGCAAGCAGAACCTCACCCAGGACTTCGGCTCCGACGAGTTCGACCGCGTCGTCTCGATCAACCTCCGCGGCGTGTTCCTCGGCCTGAAGTACGTGCTCCCGGTCATGAAGGGCCAGGGCTCCGGCTCCGTCGTGAACACGGCCTCCGTCGGCGGCATACGGGGAGTGGGCAACCAGTCCGGCTACGCGGCGGCCAAGCACGGCGTCGTCGGTCTCACCCGCAACTCCGGCGTGGAGTACGGACAGTTCGGCGTCTCGGTCAAGGCGATCGCCCCCGGCGCCATCATGACCCCGATGGTCGAGGCCTCGCTCAAGCAGATCGACGCGGACAACTGGGAGAAGGCCGGCGAGGCCTTCGTCAGCGTCAACCCGATGAAGCGGTTCGGCAGGCCCGAGGAGGTCGGCAACCTGGTCGCGTTCCTGCTCTCCGAGGAGTCCGGCTTCATCAACGCCACCGTCGTCCCGATCGACGGCGGCCAGTCCGAGCAGTACTGA
- a CDS encoding transcriptional regulator, with protein MAARPLVARQPNERLQTLIQEAACSNAGLARRVNMVGAERGLDLRYDKTSVARWLRGQQPRGRAPGIIAEAIGRKLGRTVTIDEIGMANGKSLASGVGLQFAPTVLGAVEQVCELWRSDVGRRDLLSGSAVAASALVEPSRDWLITGADPQVARTAGSRVGSPDVAAVRAMTAALVDLDHRFGSGHVRPVLVHYLNSVVSGLLSGSYRESVGRELFGAVARLTELAGYMAVDTGQPGLAQRYYIQALRLAQAAGDRAYGGYVLAASMSHLAAQLGNPREIAQLARAAQEGARGRVTPRAESMFHAAEARGHALMGDARTCQAAAGRALSALEQADPDAGDDPDWIAHFDSGYLADELAHCHRDLGQAEPAARRAKEALAALPESRARRRGIGLVLLASAQVQQREVEQACHTGLRAMELLGTVRSSRGAEYLDDLQQRFEPFADEPSVREFGARLELQAA; from the coding sequence ATGGCAGCCAGGCCTCTCGTCGCCCGCCAGCCGAACGAACGTCTCCAGACGCTCATCCAGGAGGCGGCGTGCTCCAACGCCGGCCTCGCACGCCGGGTCAACATGGTCGGGGCGGAACGGGGGCTCGACCTCCGCTACGACAAGACCTCCGTGGCCCGCTGGCTGCGCGGACAGCAGCCACGCGGCAGGGCGCCGGGCATCATCGCCGAGGCGATCGGGCGCAAGCTCGGACGCACGGTCACGATCGACGAGATCGGCATGGCCAATGGCAAGAGCCTGGCCTCCGGGGTCGGTCTGCAGTTCGCGCCCACCGTGCTCGGCGCCGTCGAGCAGGTCTGCGAGCTGTGGCGCAGCGACGTGGGCCGCCGCGACCTGCTGTCCGGATCGGCCGTGGCCGCCTCGGCCCTGGTCGAGCCCAGCCGGGACTGGCTGATCACGGGCGCCGACCCGCAGGTGGCGCGGACGGCCGGGAGCAGGGTCGGTTCGCCGGACGTGGCGGCGGTGCGGGCGATGACAGCCGCGCTCGTGGACCTCGACCACCGTTTCGGCAGCGGGCACGTGCGGCCCGTGCTGGTGCACTACCTCAACAGCGTGGTGTCCGGGCTCCTTTCGGGGTCGTACCGCGAATCGGTCGGCCGCGAGCTGTTCGGAGCGGTCGCCCGGCTCACCGAGCTCGCCGGGTACATGGCCGTCGACACGGGTCAGCCGGGGCTGGCCCAGCGGTACTACATCCAGGCGCTGCGCCTGGCCCAGGCCGCGGGCGACCGTGCGTACGGGGGCTATGTGCTGGCCGCGTCGATGAGCCATCTCGCGGCCCAGCTCGGCAACCCGCGCGAGATCGCCCAGCTGGCGCGGGCCGCCCAGGAGGGCGCGCGGGGTCGGGTGACCCCGAGGGCGGAGTCGATGTTCCACGCCGCGGAGGCCCGGGGCCACGCGCTCATGGGCGACGCCCGCACCTGCCAGGCCGCGGCGGGCCGGGCGCTGTCCGCCCTGGAACAGGCCGACCCGGACGCGGGCGACGACCCGGACTGGATCGCGCACTTCGACTCGGGCTACCTCGCCGACGAACTGGCCCACTGCCACCGTGACCTGGGACAGGCGGAGCCGGCCGCCCGCCGGGCGAAGGAGGCCCTCGCGGCCCTTCCGGAGTCCCGGGCCCGGCGCCGGGGCATCGGCCTGGTGCTGCTGGCCTCGGCGCAGGTGCAGCAGCGTGAGGTGGAGCAGGCCTGCCACACGGGGCTGCGGGCGATGGAACTGCTGGGAACCGTGCGCTCCAGCCGGGGTGCCGAATATCTCGACGACCTCCAGCAGCGGTTCGAGCCGTTCGCCGACGAGCCCTCGGTCCGTGAGTTCGGCGCGAGGCTGGAGCTCCAGGCCGCCTGA
- a CDS encoding bifunctional DNA primase/polymerase: MEEPIGVTEAAEVPRQRSDQLLEAAAWYAQERHWDVFPGTWLEAAGGTEHCSCGDAGCAAPGAHPARADWAGQVTGSAAAARRMWAGRPGSAVLLPTGRTFDALDVPEAAGFLALARMERMGLTLGPVTRTPNRRMAFLALPGAAAKAPELVRGLGWDAEAIRMVGRGEGDYVAGPPTRMAGRGAVQWARRPSRANLWLPDADELIGPLAYACAREAADARIRLS, translated from the coding sequence GTGGAAGAGCCCATCGGAGTGACGGAAGCCGCCGAGGTCCCCCGGCAGCGGAGTGACCAGCTGCTCGAGGCCGCCGCCTGGTACGCCCAGGAGCGGCACTGGGATGTGTTCCCGGGCACCTGGCTCGAGGCCGCCGGAGGGACGGAGCACTGCTCGTGCGGTGACGCCGGCTGCGCGGCCCCCGGGGCACATCCCGCCCGGGCGGACTGGGCGGGCCAGGTGACCGGCAGCGCCGCCGCCGCACGCCGGATGTGGGCCGGGCGTCCCGGTTCCGCGGTCCTCCTGCCGACCGGCCGGACCTTCGACGCCCTGGACGTGCCGGAGGCCGCCGGCTTCCTGGCCCTGGCCCGGATGGAGCGGATGGGCCTGACGCTCGGCCCGGTGACCCGCACCCCAAACCGCCGGATGGCGTTCCTCGCGCTGCCGGGCGCCGCGGCCAAGGCGCCCGAGCTGGTCCGCGGACTGGGCTGGGACGCCGAGGCGATCCGCATGGTGGGGCGAGGTGAGGGCGACTACGTGGCCGGGCCGCCGACCCGGATGGCCGGGCGCGGGGCCGTGCAGTGGGCCCGCCGCCCGTCCCGCGCCAACCTGTGGCTGCCGGACGCCGACGAGCTGATCGGCCCGCTCGCGTACGCCTGTGCCCGGGAAGCCGCCGACGCCCGGATCCGTCTTTCGTAG
- a CDS encoding SIS domain-containing protein, with the protein MSDSKLAGQFFDAAIGLLERVRDEEAGSIAAAGAAIADTVAAGGRLFAFGAGHSSLAAQDVVYRAGGLALMNLLAVPGTVGVDVMPATLGSALERVDGLASAVLDSSPARAGDLLVIISLSGRNALPVEMAQNARALGLTVVGVTSVAYTTGTRSRHVSGGFLRDHCDIVLDSKIAIGDAELRTEGVEAPFAPASTVVTSALMQAMMATAAEELVARGIEPPLLRSGNVDGGHEWNGRVMREYGDRVFYRH; encoded by the coding sequence ATGAGCGACAGCAAGCTCGCCGGTCAGTTCTTCGACGCAGCGATCGGCCTGCTGGAGCGGGTGCGCGACGAGGAGGCGGGATCGATCGCCGCCGCGGGGGCCGCGATCGCCGACACCGTCGCCGCGGGAGGCCGGCTCTTCGCCTTCGGTGCCGGGCACTCGTCGCTCGCCGCGCAGGACGTCGTCTACCGTGCGGGCGGACTGGCCCTGATGAACCTTCTGGCGGTGCCCGGCACCGTCGGCGTCGACGTCATGCCGGCCACGCTCGGCTCGGCGTTGGAGCGGGTGGACGGCCTCGCGAGCGCCGTCCTCGACTCCAGCCCGGCCCGCGCGGGCGATCTCCTCGTGATCATCTCGCTGTCCGGGCGCAACGCACTGCCCGTGGAGATGGCGCAGAACGCGCGTGCGCTCGGGCTCACGGTCGTCGGGGTCACCTCCGTCGCCTACACGACGGGCACCAGGTCGCGGCACGTGTCGGGCGGATTCCTCCGCGACCACTGCGACATCGTGCTGGACAGCAAGATCGCGATCGGTGACGCCGAACTGCGGACGGAGGGCGTCGAGGCACCCTTCGCGCCCGCGTCGACGGTCGTCACCAGCGCGCTGATGCAGGCCATGATGGCCACCGCGGCCGAGGAACTCGTCGCCCGCGGAATCGAACCTCCGCTGCTGCGCTCGGGCAACGTGGACGGCGGACACGAGTGGAACGGGCGCGTGATGCGGGAGTACGGCGACCGCGTCTTCTACCGGCACTGA
- a CDS encoding alpha/beta hydrolase codes for MVRRIDVTGSDGVRLAAWEFADRPKDPAEAGQAPGILMLHGLMGRATHWASTARWLSERHRPVGLDQRGHGRSDKPADGPYTRDAYVADAETAIEQLGLAPVTLVGHSMGALTAWQLAAKRPDLVKALIICDMRASAIGAASQREWADWFTTWPLPFATLADVRKWFGEDDPWVERPNPARGEFFAEVMAESSDGWRPVFSQEQMLTSRATWVFDAHWEELAQVRCPTLVLRGIDGELGRAEAQEMVRVLPRGQYAEVEDAGHLVHYDRPDGWRRAVEPFLEQLAEGRRDDREPVSP; via the coding sequence ATGGTGCGGCGCATCGATGTGACCGGATCGGACGGCGTACGCCTCGCGGCGTGGGAGTTCGCCGACCGGCCCAAGGATCCCGCGGAGGCCGGGCAGGCCCCCGGGATCTTAATGCTCCACGGCCTGATGGGACGGGCCACGCACTGGGCGTCCACCGCCCGCTGGCTCTCCGAACGCCACCGGCCGGTCGGCCTCGACCAGCGTGGCCACGGGCGCAGCGACAAGCCGGCCGACGGCCCGTACACCCGCGACGCCTACGTCGCGGACGCCGAGACCGCGATCGAGCAGCTGGGCCTGGCCCCGGTGACCCTCGTCGGACACTCGATGGGCGCGCTCACCGCGTGGCAGCTCGCCGCGAAGCGCCCCGACCTCGTCAAGGCGCTGATCATCTGCGACATGCGGGCCTCCGCGATCGGTGCCGCCTCGCAGCGCGAATGGGCGGACTGGTTCACCACCTGGCCGCTGCCCTTCGCGACGCTCGCCGACGTGCGGAAGTGGTTCGGCGAGGACGATCCCTGGGTGGAGCGGCCCAACCCCGCGCGCGGCGAGTTCTTCGCCGAGGTGATGGCCGAGAGTTCCGACGGCTGGCGGCCCGTCTTCTCCCAGGAGCAGATGCTGACGTCGCGGGCCACCTGGGTCTTCGACGCCCACTGGGAGGAGCTGGCGCAGGTGCGCTGCCCCACCCTGGTCCTGCGCGGGATCGACGGGGAGCTGGGCAGGGCGGAGGCCCAGGAGATGGTCCGCGTGCTGCCGCGCGGGCAGTACGCGGAGGTGGAGGACGCCGGCCACCTCGTCCACTACGACCGTCCGGATGGCTGGCGCAGGGCGGTGGAGCCCTTCCTGGAACAGCTCGCCGAGGGACGCCGGGACGACCGGGAGCCCGTCAGCCCCTGA
- a CDS encoding TetR/AcrR family transcriptional regulator yields the protein MDDERPAAPRPRRGPHRDPEAHEAVLTATRELVAELGYKGVTMERIASRAGVARMTVYRWWPNKAAVITEAVADRLAPGPAPDTGDVREDALLWLRNLVRTLTLLGDPSVVTGALTERGEAGRTDLRDLLRAHAERAALLLRNGVARGGLPEGLPLDTIVDSWTGYVVYRTVFLGQEITEADLLGLVRLLPGRPGEGPPGASGAGTG from the coding sequence ATGGACGACGAACGCCCCGCCGCCCCACGCCCTCGTCGCGGCCCGCACCGCGACCCGGAAGCCCATGAGGCGGTCCTGACGGCCACGCGGGAGCTGGTGGCCGAGCTCGGCTACAAGGGCGTGACGATGGAGCGCATCGCGTCACGGGCCGGGGTGGCCCGGATGACGGTCTACCGCTGGTGGCCGAACAAGGCGGCCGTGATCACCGAGGCGGTCGCCGACCGGCTCGCCCCCGGGCCGGCCCCCGACACGGGTGACGTGCGCGAGGACGCGCTGCTCTGGCTGCGGAACCTGGTGCGGACCCTGACGCTCCTGGGCGACCCCAGTGTCGTGACGGGCGCGCTGACCGAGCGCGGGGAGGCCGGGCGGACGGATCTGCGGGACCTCCTGCGCGCCCACGCCGAGCGGGCCGCGCTGCTGCTGCGCAACGGCGTGGCCCGGGGCGGGCTGCCGGAGGGGCTGCCCCTGGACACGATCGTGGACAGCTGGACCGGTTACGTCGTGTACCGGACGGTGTTCCTGGGCCAGGAGATCACCGAGGCCGATCTCCTCGGCCTCGTACGGCTGCTGCCGGGGCGGCCCGGCGAGGGGCCTCCCGGGGCGTCGGGCGCCGGGACGGGCTGA
- a CDS encoding PAS domain-containing protein, with protein MSASRSTGTTDALGPDEDPGREPSTTTAAVPGSRLLAALLDGMDAALCAFDAHGTVTHWNREAERILGWSAAEAVGRRGFAGWAVRPADAVDVQQRLLSVMDAPGRQVHEFALLRKDGGRVLVRTQSSGVRGEDGKPAGVYCAFSEVHAQIDLERSIALSEALFEDASWGVVAVDVDLRPTVVNAYAARALGGGRTTLLGRPLGELVVQGVEDLESALQHVLAEGAPPAPAELWVTLRTAEGDRRRCWRSGFLRLTSPLAEEPVPLGVGWLFRDVTAAKLAEQDADRVRFRAKQLHRAARQTAECEDPMEAATTSLDYALAGFADHVVVDLLAGLAVGERLVRAAATPSDAPGPCLPVSGGPLPVRYAPGHPALQAVERADSVRAAAPAGAGGAWAVGHQWPGGSAYALCAVLRSRGRTLGVVTFLRAANRGAFERPDVMYAESAAARVATAVDLARLTGVPEA; from the coding sequence GTGAGTGCTTCCAGGAGCACCGGGACCACCGACGCGCTCGGTCCCGATGAGGACCCGGGGCGGGAGCCTTCGACGACGACGGCGGCGGTCCCGGGTTCCCGGCTCCTCGCCGCGCTGCTCGACGGGATGGACGCCGCGCTCTGCGCGTTCGACGCGCACGGCACCGTCACCCACTGGAACCGCGAGGCCGAGCGGATCCTCGGCTGGAGTGCCGCCGAGGCCGTCGGCCGACGCGGTTTCGCCGGGTGGGCCGTGCGGCCCGCGGACGCGGTGGACGTGCAGCAACGGCTGCTGTCCGTCATGGACGCGCCCGGCCGCCAGGTCCACGAGTTCGCGCTGCTGCGCAAGGACGGCGGGCGAGTCCTGGTGCGGACCCAGTCGTCGGGGGTCCGGGGCGAGGACGGGAAGCCCGCCGGGGTGTACTGCGCGTTCAGCGAGGTGCACGCGCAGATCGACCTGGAGCGCTCCATCGCGCTCAGTGAAGCCCTGTTCGAGGACGCGTCCTGGGGCGTGGTCGCCGTCGACGTCGACCTGCGTCCCACCGTGGTCAACGCCTACGCCGCCCGTGCTCTGGGCGGCGGGCGCACCACCCTGCTCGGACGCCCGCTGGGCGAGCTGGTCGTCCAGGGCGTCGAGGACCTGGAGAGCGCGCTGCAGCACGTCCTCGCCGAGGGGGCGCCGCCCGCCCCGGCCGAGCTGTGGGTGACCCTGCGCACCGCCGAGGGGGACCGGCGGCGCTGCTGGCGCAGCGGATTCCTGAGGCTGACCTCGCCGCTCGCCGAGGAACCGGTCCCGCTCGGGGTCGGCTGGCTGTTCCGCGACGTCACCGCGGCGAAGCTCGCGGAGCAGGACGCGGACCGGGTGCGCTTCCGTGCGAAGCAGCTGCACCGGGCGGCCCGTCAGACCGCGGAGTGCGAGGACCCGATGGAGGCGGCGACCACGTCGCTGGACTACGCGCTTGCGGGGTTCGCCGACCATGTGGTCGTCGATCTGCTGGCCGGCCTCGCGGTGGGGGAACGGCTCGTACGGGCCGCGGCCACGCCGTCCGACGCGCCGGGGCCCTGCCTGCCGGTCTCCGGCGGCCCGCTCCCGGTGCGGTACGCGCCGGGGCACCCGGCCCTCCAGGCCGTCGAGCGCGCGGACTCCGTCCGGGCCGCCGCGCCGGCCGGCGCGGGCGGGGCGTGGGCGGTCGGGCACCAGTGGCCGGGCGGCTCCGCGTACGCCCTGTGCGCGGTGCTGCGGAGCCGGGGGAGGACGCTGGGCGTGGTGACGTTCCTGCGCGCGGCGAACCGCGGCGCGTTCGAACGCCCCGACGTGATGTACGCGGAGAGCGCGGCGGCCCGGGTCGCCACGGCGGTCGACCTCGCCCGGCTGACGGGCGTGCCGGAGGCCTGA
- a CDS encoding transporter, translating into MTVLDAPAGAAVPAVRGQGLVPVFARLKLALLRNGLRQSSGRRAAYIASLVVTLLLAVGQLIGLVALRGHAQASTLVVLLTAVLALGWAVMPLFFPSGDETLDPTRLVMLPLRPRPLIGALLTASLIGIGPLFTLALVLGSVIALAHGAVAVVFGVIAVPLTLLVCVALARSVTTANTRLLTSRKGRDLAVLSGLVIAVGIQFVNFGAQRLGRAGGLSSLEPVADVVRWLPPASALGAVGSASEGAYGTAFGQLLLSVLALGGVLWLWQRSLVKLMTSPDGSTIAAAEPSSGRSGAGRSGLFSLLPEGRTGTVMERSLRYVVRDPKTKAAWVTALAIGLIVPVLNAVQGGGSAYFACFAAGMLGMQMYNQFGQDTSAFWMVALSVSSTRDAFLELRARALALLLITLPYTVLVTVVTTAVLGDWAALPGVMGLSFALLGAMLATGALASALFPYSIPQDGAFKNVVPGQAGLAWISMLGGVVGAAVLSGPVIGLTVWLHVADHRDLLWLLLPVGAVYGAFIGWLGVRLAAPRTAQRLPEILAAVSKG; encoded by the coding sequence ATGACGGTGCTGGACGCCCCCGCGGGAGCCGCCGTCCCGGCCGTACGCGGCCAGGGTCTGGTCCCCGTGTTCGCACGCCTCAAGCTGGCGCTGCTGCGCAACGGGCTGCGCCAGTCGTCCGGGCGGAGGGCCGCCTACATCGCGTCCCTCGTCGTGACGCTGCTGCTCGCGGTGGGCCAGCTGATCGGCCTGGTCGCACTGCGCGGCCACGCGCAGGCGAGCACCCTGGTGGTGCTCCTGACCGCGGTCCTGGCGCTGGGCTGGGCGGTGATGCCGCTGTTCTTCCCGAGCGGGGACGAGACCTTGGACCCGACCCGGCTGGTGATGCTGCCGCTGCGGCCGCGGCCGCTGATCGGCGCCCTGCTGACGGCTTCGCTGATCGGTATCGGGCCGCTCTTCACGCTCGCCCTGGTCCTCGGCTCGGTGATCGCTCTGGCGCACGGAGCCGTCGCGGTGGTGTTCGGGGTGATCGCCGTGCCCCTGACGCTGCTGGTCTGTGTGGCGCTGGCGCGGTCGGTCACCACGGCCAACACCCGGCTGCTGACCTCGCGCAAGGGCCGCGACCTCGCGGTGCTCAGCGGGCTGGTGATCGCGGTGGGCATCCAGTTCGTCAACTTCGGGGCGCAGCGCCTGGGCCGGGCGGGCGGGCTGTCCTCGCTCGAGCCGGTCGCGGACGTGGTGCGCTGGCTGCCGCCGGCCTCGGCTCTCGGCGCGGTGGGGTCGGCCTCCGAGGGGGCGTACGGGACGGCGTTCGGGCAGTTGCTGCTCTCGGTGCTCGCGCTGGGCGGCGTGCTGTGGCTGTGGCAGCGGAGCCTCGTGAAGCTGATGACGTCGCCGGACGGCTCCACGATCGCGGCCGCCGAACCGTCCTCGGGGCGCTCCGGCGCGGGCCGTTCCGGTCTGTTCTCGTTGCTTCCGGAGGGGCGTACGGGCACGGTGATGGAGCGGAGCCTGCGGTACGTCGTACGGGACCCGAAGACGAAGGCGGCCTGGGTGACGGCGCTGGCGATCGGTCTGATCGTGCCGGTGCTCAACGCGGTGCAGGGCGGCGGGTCGGCCTACTTCGCGTGTTTCGCGGCCGGAATGCTCGGCATGCAGATGTACAACCAGTTCGGGCAGGACACCTCCGCCTTCTGGATGGTGGCGCTGTCGGTGTCCTCGACCCGGGACGCCTTCCTCGAACTGCGGGCGCGTGCGCTGGCCCTGCTGCTGATCACCCTGCCGTACACGGTCCTGGTGACGGTGGTGACCACGGCGGTCCTCGGCGACTGGGCGGCCCTTCCGGGGGTGATGGGCCTGTCGTTCGCGCTGCTGGGCGCGATGCTGGCGACGGGCGCTCTGGCGTCGGCGCTGTTCCCGTACTCGATTCCGCAGGACGGGGCGTTCAAGAACGTCGTGCCGGGGCAGGCCGGGCTCGCCTGGATCTCCATGCTCGGCGGGGTGGTGGGCGCCGCGGTGCTCAGCGGTCCCGTGATCGGGCTGACGGTCTGGCTGCACGTGGCGGACCATCGTGACCTGCTGTGGCTGCTGCTGCCGGTGGGCGCGGTGTACGGGGCGTTCATCGGGTGGCTGGGGGTACGGCTCGCGGCTCCGCGCACCGCGCAGCGACTCCCGGAGATCCTGGCGGCGGTCAGCAAGGGCTGA
- a CDS encoding ABC transporter ATP-binding protein produces the protein MPDQAEHTGGTNTAGAASAPPPAVRVEGLWKRFGEQVAVAGIDLELPAGKFIGLVGPNGAGKTTTLSMVTGLLRPDMGRIEVAGHDVWRDPVEVKSRIGVLPEGLRLFERLSGRELLGYTGRLRGLPGAEVDKRATQLLDVLDLAGAQHKLVVDYSTGMRKKIGLASALLHNPEVLFLDEPFEGVDPVSAQTIRGVLERYTRSGATVVFSSHVMELVESLCDWVAVLAAGRIRAHGTLTEVRGEAASLQDAFLELVGAGARDTGESLDWLGGAR, from the coding sequence ATGCCGGACCAGGCGGAGCATACGGGCGGGACGAACACGGCGGGTGCGGCTTCGGCGCCTCCACCCGCCGTGCGGGTGGAGGGGCTGTGGAAGCGGTTCGGGGAACAGGTCGCGGTCGCGGGGATCGATCTGGAGCTGCCCGCGGGGAAGTTCATCGGTCTGGTGGGCCCCAACGGCGCGGGGAAGACCACGACGCTCTCGATGGTGACCGGACTCCTGCGGCCCGACATGGGCCGGATCGAGGTCGCGGGCCACGACGTGTGGCGGGACCCGGTCGAGGTGAAGTCCCGGATCGGGGTGCTGCCGGAGGGGCTGCGGCTCTTCGAACGGCTCTCCGGTCGTGAACTGCTCGGCTACACCGGCAGGTTGCGCGGGCTGCCGGGCGCCGAGGTGGACAAGCGCGCCACCCAGCTGCTCGACGTCCTGGATCTCGCGGGGGCGCAGCACAAGCTGGTCGTGGACTACTCGACCGGGATGCGCAAGAAGATCGGGCTGGCGTCCGCACTGCTGCACAACCCCGAAGTCCTTTTCCTCGACGAGCCGTTCGAGGGCGTCGACCCGGTGTCGGCGCAGACCATCCGCGGCGTCCTGGAGCGCTACACGCGCTCCGGCGCGACCGTGGTCTTCTCCAGCCATGTGATGGAGCTCGTCGAGTCGCTCTGCGACTGGGTGGCCGTCCTGGCGGCGGGGCGGATCCGGGCCCACGGCACGCTGACCGAGGTGCGCGGGGAGGCGGCCTCCCTGCAGGACGCCTTCCTCGAACTCGTCGGCGCGGGCGCCCGGGACACCGGGGAGTCCCTCGACTGGCTGGGCGGTGCCCGATGA
- a CDS encoding metal-dependent transcriptional regulator: MSGLIDTTEMYLRTILELEEEGVVPMRARIAERLDQSGPTVSQTVARMERDGLVQVAGDRHLELTEEGRRLATRVMRKHRLAECLLVDVIGLEWEQVHAEACRWEHVMSEAVERRVLELLRHPTESPYGNPIPGLEELGEKAEADPFLDEGMVSLAELDPGAEGKTVVVRRIGEPIQTDAQLMYTLRRAGVQPGSVVSVTESAGGVLVGSSGEAAELDSEVASHVFVAKR; this comes from the coding sequence ATGTCCGGACTGATCGACACCACGGAGATGTATCTCCGCACCATCCTCGAGCTCGAAGAGGAAGGCGTGGTCCCCATGCGCGCCCGGATCGCCGAACGGCTGGACCAGAGTGGTCCGACGGTCAGCCAGACCGTGGCGCGCATGGAGCGGGACGGTCTGGTCCAGGTCGCGGGCGACCGCCATCTGGAGCTGACCGAGGAGGGACGCCGGCTGGCGACCCGGGTGATGCGCAAGCACCGGCTGGCCGAGTGCCTGCTCGTCGACGTCATCGGCCTGGAGTGGGAACAGGTCCACGCCGAGGCGTGCCGCTGGGAACACGTGATGAGCGAGGCCGTGGAGCGCCGGGTGCTGGAGCTGCTGCGGCACCCGACGGAGTCTCCGTACGGCAACCCGATCCCGGGTCTGGAGGAGCTGGGCGAGAAGGCCGAGGCCGATCCGTTCCTGGACGAGGGCATGGTGAGCCTGGCCGAGCTCGACCCGGGCGCCGAGGGCAAGACCGTGGTGGTGCGCCGGATCGGTGAGCCGATCCAGACCGACGCACAGCTGATGTACACGCTGCGGCGGGCGGGCGTACAGCCCGGGTCCGTCGTCAGTGTGACCGAGTCGGCCGGCGGCGTGCTGGTCGGTTCCAGCGGGGAGGCGGCCGAGCTCGACTCCGAGGTCGCCTCGCACGTGTTCGTCGCGAAGCGCTGA